tcttcaagtcgttaacctacagggtctcgagaagaaacctaaggttaaaggagaatcgactctagttatgcaactagtaacacacaggaggtgtggggattatgtttcccagttgctagagttctcctttatatagttttcaaatcggggtttgcaatgcaagttaccttggtaacaaagcattcaatattcaccgttagatgaaaaacctgattcaaccaagctaatatatttcaaccgttagatcgaacttagcttgttacacacaaatgaaatgtaccctcatttaggtttatgtagacgtacctaaacgtgtacaccatattggttcacaaataattaactgaggttagccatatgattactctcatatcaaccttattcatcttaaccataactagttcagatgactcaaatgaaactagttaagagttgttcaattgtttagaaaacacaattgaaatcaaatcgattttaattcaaggtaaacatgaaccaattgataaaccagacttgtattcccgaagaacagcctagtattatcaatcacctcacaataaacttaatcgaatagcgaaacaagttattgtggaatcacaaacgatcaaacgaagtttgtttgtgattacttttctatcttgcctatcagagatataaaatctcgagccaattatttcaattacactcaacacgatagaaacagaaagatcagatcacgcaactacaaagataatagttgggtctggcttcacaatcccaatgaagtcttcaagtcgttaacctacagggtctcgagaagaaacctaatgttaaaggagaatcgactctagttatgtaactagtaacacataggaggtgtggggattaggtttcatagttgctagagttctccttcatataattttcaaatcagggttttcaatctaagttaccttggtaacaaagcattcaatattcaccgttagatgaaaaacctgattcaaccaagctaatatctttaaaccgttagatcgatcttagcttgttacacacaaatgaaatgcaccctcATTTAGGTTGATGTAGCCGTAaataaacatgtacaccatgttggttcacaaatagttaaccgaggttagccatatgattactctcatatcaagctcattcatcttaaccataactagttcaaatgactcaaatgaaactagttaagagttgttcaattgtttagaaaacacaattgaaatcaaatcgtttttaaatcaaggtgaacaagaaccaattgataaaccagacttgtattcctgaagaacagcctagtattatcaatcacctcacaataaacttaatcgaatagcgaaacaagttattgtggaatcacaaacgatcagacgaagtttgtttgtgattacttttctatcttgcctatcgaagatataaaatctcgagccagttATTTCAATTACACTCAACACGATGGaaacagaaagatcagatcacacaactacaaagataatagttggttctggcttcacaatcccaatgaagtcttcaagtcgttaacctacagggtctcaagaagaaacctaaggttaaaggataatcgactctagttatgtaactagtaacacacaggaggtgtggggattaggtttcccagttgctagagttctcctttatataattttcaaatcagggttttcaatctaagttaccttggtaacaaagcattcaatattcattgttagatgaaaaacctgatacaaccaagctaatatctttaaaccgttagaccaaacttagcttgttacacacaaatgaaatgtaccctcatttaggtttatgtagccgtacataaacgtgtacaccatgttggttcacaaatagttaaccgaggttagtcatatgattactctcatatcaacatcattcatcttaaccataactagttcaaatgactcaaatgaaactagttaagagttgttcaattgtttagaaaacacaattgaaatcaaatcggtttgattcacttgaatcaatcatgaacattatatccatggtttgcaaatattgcattccttatgatttaaatgtttaagttcatggacttgaccgatttgaaaaagtaaccagcttaagtatgcgtacgggtatgcgtacttaagaaacCAGTTTTTTGAGTTTATAAAGTTTTCAAACACGGCATAAATTTTCGgctcaaaaacttccgccagtatgcgtacgagtacgcatacttaaggtgactggtttgtgagtttttccaaaaccaaactcagcagaaattctcggtttgatcccttccaccagtatgcgaacgggtacgcatacttaacctgtctccttcaccaaatccgtatacacacatatgcatactcctgGCTTCcgatttatggacttatacactaatgtgcgaacacgctatatatgcttatatccaaagatggttacatcatcaactctttatttcaatcattgaaacattcttctataatgttaatagccgttttcacacactttcaacatcaaagcaatttttaagatattgaaataatcattattgaaaccttccaagttttacaccaaatgattgtatcacacaaaccatgtaagatgttactcggcaattttttcatgatataagatgaacttggtcgaaatgaaagtttaccaacacatatttcgagaaatatgtaagcgagatatactcagatcgaaatctcaaatgtgtatagagaaaactatatcgtaacacgacttaagtctcaatataggagattatagaaatagactttccaagtgatagataagttcaagtctccatataccttttgtcgaagaagttccacaagctccccttagtagttcttcgtctttaagagatgaacgtcgagagatttaagctcaactacactatctatgtcctagtccaagacatctacaaataggctagaaatcaagacttatagttttgatcactaacattgacaaacatgcttgtgatagcaatgcatgcgagtttgaccgagaaatgctctaacactttaaatcacaaagaaacgtattgatgccgatctactcaactaatcaatccaaactatcacaaagataaaccgattatagttggatccctttccatccgaaaaaagtattatgcacaccaaagattatgaacccaaatattgtctttgtcttcaaatcttctttgatctttaataaacacctgcacacaaataacttgaatcttttgtcatcaatcacacacagaacggagtctgttaacaatggattatcataagacgtctttagatctactaacagttctaaagatccccgtcgaaacttcgatctagtttgagtgaatcttatatcagaagagaagattctcaagcataaacaaactaggtgcaatcaaagttcaacaactgttagtcaatcaaatcaatcgaaaactaatagtaaactgcaattatctagtttcccaccaacggtactcgtaaagcttccaaatcccaaagaagtctttaaaacgagaggcggtaagagatttcgcttaattaggatactttcctctccgaatagacggctccaccagtaacaacacaactaggtagttttgctggctgtGAGGATTAATTTGTttaaaatgcaaacttcaatatttcttttgaccaaggaagtttggacaccaaggaatttccaaaatcgaaaatattctcaagatatgcaatatatttaaaattcggttttcataattcctggaaatgctctgtccaaatattgaccgaaatctcagtagaaaatctccaactagtaaatgcacattactaattttttattttctaaagatatgcattttaattgctggaaattaaaagcatataaaactaaaaaccttaactaaaagattctcctttaattattaaggaatatctttgaacaataaaagatacgagTTACTGCAtacgttcaaagtatgtcgacatctttactttgtaaatcctttttcatatttacaatcttggaactgatttgccacacttccaaacaagtttagaattggttcatctgacttccaagaactatgtgattgattatcctatcaaatcaccattaatgggtttcacggttctacctcaacataaagtttcggttctacctccaagtgggtactaggatcggttacactagttaccataaaatggctaactaagtactaggatcagttaccacttcttatggtaaaacttgtgatcggttgaccaagttatatgatcgattacaccaacttactaaaactcgTTAAACCTCTTACAATGATCGATTACACTTcctcttatgatcggtcacacctcttactaggatcggttacccaatggctagtatttagtcacaccaatttcaacatatcgatcttaccatctcaggtgattacttaagatcggtttcactaataaaagtcatgccaatacaaaagtcaggccttgtgaatagttttaccaagatacataaacaagttatgaacggttatactaaacacacatattggtaatccaaagatttgcaatgaataacaatactaataagcctagtgatttccctttcgattcacaaaacaagtttatgaatttacttcctttaaacgaatgtaaaatattgtttcctaggacgaaatctttacccatacccatacataatcacaatagcatttatacgattatgtcgatgtcttatatacgaagttcaaaagatagacgttatacttcatattgtaattccttaatactatgtctaactagagtatattcacagcttcgcagttatgttttcaatatgcacgacttgaaagatacgttaggaatgaaacaattcaagtcaaatattactaatctcaagaggaaggatgatgtcgtcgatgtatctctttacttcttcacattcttcaagtcttcacttaatacttgtaagtctcatatcctagtaactttctagctaacctatacgaagttgactctagcatataatcaagcgactctttaactgagttttggttcactaaaatatgacaaccaaacttgacataccaacacttggtgggttcaacggagccatgctctaacattaaggtttttgagagaaagaagaagaagtgaaaacaaaacttggtttttgagattttagtgattagaagtgaccaaaatgtgtgattcaaatcagattcACAGGTATACTTGTAGAAGATGATTTTAGGttgaattctcaaaaaaaaaatgaattttaatttAAAAACTTTTTCGAATGTTCGGTGCTGGGTTCGGTTATAGAATTACTAGCCGAATCTTGTTGGGAAGAATCGTTCAACTGATATTTCTAAAGGCGAACCTAAGTGTATGAAAAAATTAATTGACGTTCGTCTTATTCGATCATCAATCGTTGTTGGCCGAACTTGTACTTTGTAGTTCGATTTTTTAAAAGTTGCAACTTACAGAGTcatgttcggcttactatgataCAACCGAACCTGGTAGTGTAAAAACACAAGTTATACGTTCGGCTTCACAACTGCATTTCCAATACGAGCCGAACCTTACAAGCTAAAGGTTCGGTTTGCAGTTTAAATATCGTTTCAGCCGAACCTTGCCTATGTGGAACATTTTTATAGGTCCGTCTAGTAATCTAGCTTTCCGAACTAGCTGAACATGGATTTTAAATAAACAAGGTCCGGCTGAAAATAATATATCACATACTCAGCCGAACTTAAAGGCCTTCTTCATTATAAACTAGATTCAGATGaaaatgtgatatttcaatattaACGGAACGGTTCTTCTGAAACATAAAAACGAAGAACAATGATCTGGATTCTAACATGCGGATCTGAATCTCTTGCGCAATGCTCCACACGACTCATTTTATACTTGTGGTTTTGATCAATTATCAAAGACTTATGAATCAACAATTAATCGCCGacggaaaataaaatcaaaacggtTTGATAATGATTAGATTAAGTTAGaaatgaaaatgattttctattttGATTAGCTTAGGATTATGTTTTAAATTCATGTGAAGGTATTTAAGTAATTCAAAATAGTTAAGGGTAACTTAGTAATCTACTCACTGCTAGGACACCCTTATAAACCTACCCTGGATAGGAAAATCAATCTGTATGCCTCAAAACGATTTCAATTGTGTTGGTGGCTAAAGTCAAAAATCCAAGATACCCTACTGACTACAAGCCCATTGCTCTTTGCAATGGGAATTATAAACCCATCAAGAAAATCATAACTTGTTGATTCTCTCGTTGGTAAGTTTATGCTTTTAAACCGGGAAGCTAGATGCTTGATAATGCGATTGTTGCTAAAAAATTGTACACTCAATAAATCATTCCGACTCCATATCAATGGACGAGTTCATTTTTAGTTCGTTTTGCCGACACTCATAGATCAAGCTCATTCATGGGCACTCTAGAGTCCAAAGAGAGTCCACAAAAACTCTCATGTAATTAGGACTTTAAATTTTTGGGCTATTTTGTATTTCCTCCCCTCCCAAAATCGCTAATTAGCATTTCCTCCTCAAAtagattaaaattagtgtttcctcccatcgttacTTTTTCCATCCAAAATTCGATTAGCTGCGTCATCACTCCTGTATGCGTGACATAGTTAAAAATTATTTTGGTGAATTTTCAAAAATAACCTGTCTATTTCCCTAATAATTACAATTTAATCATGAAATAGATTTTTTGGCATTTTTATTGATGGTATGTCAGATCCACCACCATCTGATATCAATCAGATTAACCATCCAATTCTACAAGTGATGGCATCATTCCAAAACTAACTCGTACTACCAGAGAGAGAAAAGTCATACTTTTTAATCCAATATGAAAAGAGTGACAAAATGATGAACATTGAATTCTGCAACTTTACCAGTTTTGAGGTATGGACGCAGGCCAGGCTCCCATTTTTGTAAGGCTCTGCTGATACCCAAATCACTTATTATTTCAATCAAATATGGATACCAACATCTGTtaattggttttttcttttttgatactaacATGTACTTACAGGgattagtcgtgggagagttcgagagattttaatgtatttaggttttctcctgttagtcgtgagggagtttgagggagtctcttcaaatccccgttagtcgtgggggagtttagaggagtcttctaaactccctagaaaacacctgttagtcgctggagagtttaaaaaaagctcttgaactccctgttagtcataaaaccctacaatactagggagttggttgctttggggagttcgaaggagtttttagtgtattttggtctcacaacaaatctctcgaaagagtagagatttgggaaggagtttggtgcgtagaaaaccatacgAGAAAGAAGAGGATATGTCACATTATAGATCACTGGATTCCAAAGCCAAGAAATTTACCTTCGAAAACTCATTATTTCTAACCCGTCTACTCGCCATTACGCACACTTAATTTTCGATCAAAATCATTTACAAAACTATGATACGAGCTTATTCTTCAAGTTGTAATTCAAAAGATTCAATCATTATGTATAACCAAATGCACAGAAACGGACGACCCTCACTTGATAAATACACGTTCCCTTTTCCTACTCAAAGCTTGTTCGGTTCTTGGTGTCATTAGTAAAGGCGAAGAAACCCATTGTCAAGATGTTAAGCATGGGTTTGATATTGATATATTTGTTCAGAGTTCATTAATCCATTTTCACAGGTCGAATGATAAATTTAGTTCTGCTCGTAAACTGTTTGATgaaattctcgaaagagatgttgcTACTTGGACTACATTGCTTTCTTGTTATGCTAATCACGGGTCAATGGGAACTGCATGTGAGTTGTCCAAGGAAATGCCTGAGAAGGGTGTTGTTTCATTTAGTGCGATGATTACTGGTTATGTTAGAAAGGGACGGTTTAACGAAGCATTGGAATTATTTCGTGAGTTACAGATTCAGGGGTTGGAGCCTAATGATTCTACTGTTATGGGTGTCATTTCTGCCTCTGCTGATTTGGGAAATTTAGATACTGGTAAATGGATTCATTCTTATATTAGGAATAAGAATGGAAATCGATTTGACAGTCGGATAAATACTGCACTGATTAGTATGTATTTTAAGTGTGGGAGCGTCGAAGATGAGGTATTTTTCTTTAAAGGGGTTAAGGAGAAGCTTGTGGGAGAATGGACAACAATGATTTCTGGCATAACAATGCATGGTTTTGGAGAGAGATCTGTTGAATTGTTCGAAAACATGGTGGAATCGGGTGTTAAGCCTAATGCAATCACATTTGTCGGCCTCTTATCTGGTTGCACTCATGCAGGATTGGTCAAGGAAGGGTTAATGTATTTCAAGAGAATGAAACCCGAGTTCGGTATTGAACCCACAGTTGAACACTTCGGTTGTGTGGTCGATTTTCTAGGCCGGGCAGGATTGATTGCACAAGAGGTTGATTTCGTGAACAATATGCCACTGAAAGCTATATGAGGTGCACTTTTAAACGCATgtagagttcataagaatgtcgAAGCGAGAGAGTTAGCAGCGAAGAGATGTGATGGTGTTGTTATGGTGAATAGAGAAATGAAGGAAACCGGTTCAAGGAAAAGTCCAGGTTGTATTTTGATTGATGTTAATGGtgtgtttcttatgaatttgtcGTTGGGGATAAATCATACCCACCTGCATTACAAATTAGCTTACAAATTGATGAGTAAATAAAGGAAGCGGGAGAATACTACATCTTGACACATCCAAAATTCCAGACGCCATTTGACTTCGCAGTCCAGACAGAacaaaataattgaaaaatggAATCATTCCAGAACAGTTTGCATCAAGAATTCAAGCAAACAGTATGTAACTCTAATTTTCCAGAACAATTACCACTTTGATAATTGATTGTTCCTCCTATAGACTGACATTGGTGACGAGTGAGTAAATCGATGGACCATGATGGTATCGTCCAACAAGCTCAGTGTAACAGGAGTGTAAGTGAAAGATCTCTTTGATCAATGCACTGTAAGAGAACcccttctctctctctctgttaGACTGATAATCTCAAGTTCTCAACAACATCATCACTATTTCTTCAACCACTCTCCTCTAAatactctctcaaactcccccaaactccctctaataaactctctcaaactccctacactcccccaaactccctgaactcaaaaacactaaactctctcaaactccctacactctctcaaactctctcaaaattcctgagatttaaaatacactcaactcccccgaaatcactcgaggactaaccccctgttattCTCCCTTAatccttctcaaattcaaaatacACTTCTGCACATCTTTCCCAAACCTCAAAAACAGACCTTAGGCTTCACAGTTCATTAATCGAACTACAACAGCTTGGGTCCTTCCATGTAAACTCAAATTCGAATCAAACTCTATATCGCCTAGATTTCTGCAtaacaaatgaaaatgaattgCCAATAAACCTTCCATGAGAGAGATGCTTCAAGCTTTATAAACCCTAGAActggttttgtttgattttgaataTTCATCGATTTATTTTCACATATTTAATCATACTGGTTGATTGGAACTGGTTTTGTTTGATTCTAATGCTCCTTTCTGGTTGATGCTTCATAAATCATGATAAGGATTTTGAATACGAAGAAGGAATCAGTAGGTTTTAgtatttggggggggggggggggaaatgGGCGTGGGTTTAATTAATTGAAGAAGACTTGGGTATTTAGGAAATTTTCATCGAAACATATATAATTTTGCCACGTGTGTACTtcagctgactcagctaaccggaTTTTGGATGAAAAAAGTAACGATGGGAGGTAATACTAATTTTAATCTATTTGGGAAGAAAACACTAATTAGCTATTTTGGAAGGGGAGAAAACACAAAATAGTCCTAAATTGTTTTACAAACAGTCTCAGACGCATGCGCTTAAGAAAATATAAAGAATTAAAAAATGTAGACACTCGATGACAGGATAAATTTTGGGAGCAAATTTGGCATTTGGGTGCTTTTTCATGCATGCAGGGATGCACCTTCAGTAGGACCCCAGCTATTAACAGGGCCATGATCTTATCTACACGTCGAGGATATTTACAGGGCCTAAAAGTTTTTCACTTTTTCTATTTCTGTTAAACACACGACGTGCTATTCAACCTCACTTCTTTCTTTCCCCTTCATCTCTCCTCTTGATTTAGCCATTAACACACTGCACAATAAGACATTAATGGAAATCAACACAATAGAATCAATGAACTAAACCTTCATATATTTAGTTTATTAAATTAACTCCTTAATCAACCCGGTTTGTTCTAGCCTTCAGATTAAATCAATTTCTTTTCCATCTTATAAATTTTGTTGATAAATCAGGGTTTCTTACCAATCTAGGGTTTTAATTCAATTAAACGAATGTAGTGTTTGTTTGTTCTACGGATGTTGTGTCTAAGTATATTGTTTTGTTGATGATTAGAATATATCCCAAATATATAAGGGATAATTAGAGTTTGATACTCAGATTTTGACCAACACTAGAttttggtctaatatttgtccaacgttagggttTGATATCTGGACTGGATGTTGACCCGCGCTGACCGTTAATGACCAtactttaattaattttaggaaataagaatattttaaattaatgagTTTACAAGTATACCCTTGAAGTGGGTCCATTATCCAAgggtcaaaaagaaaagaaaaagattacGATTATGGTTTCTCCATTCTCTTCTCTTTTATCTCCGGTTTTAGGCTCATTCACCGATGAAACTCTTCTCCTTCTTAATTTCTTATCTAGCTTTCTGCTACTGCATCTCTATTCTTTAGAATCTCCGGTCTATTTTGTTAGgataccgaccctaaactcgtcgtAAGCCCATGGATAGAACTCAACTAGAAAACTGTTTGACTAGATCAGggatcccattgacttataaactatccaattaagccccatctaccaatgtgggactaaggtcCCAACATTCCACCACGCTTAcagacccaacgtcctcgttggcccactctatcgacactgacccgaaggtagccctttctcttatggcggcttcactccctatcagtattcaatgcgggtgacaactacgcccatacatcggtgccccaacactttaatctagcctataggtcaccccttccgtggagcgggcatgggtcgtggtggttggctctgataccaaatattAGGATACCGACCATAAACTCGTCGTAAGCCCATGGATATAACTCAACtagaaaaccggttgactagatgagggatcTCATTGACTTATAAAGTAtccaattaagccccatctaccaatgtgggactaaggtcCCAACATTCCACCACGCTTAcagacccaacgtcctcgttggcccactctatcgacactgacccgaaggtagccctttctcttatggcggcttcactcccctatcagtattcaatgcgggtgacaactacgcccatacattggtgccccaacactttaatctagcctataggtcaccccttccgtggagcgGACATGGatcgtggtggttggctctgataccaaatgttaggaTACCGACCTTAAACTCGTCGTAAGCCCATGGATATAACTCAACTAGAAAaacggttgactagatgagggatcccattgacttataaactatccaattaagccccatctaccAATATGGGACTAAGGTCCCAACATATTTCTTTTTTACTTCTTTTTAATGAAATCCATCACTTGAGCATATGATGGTTTGCTT
This is a stretch of genomic DNA from Papaver somniferum cultivar HN1 chromosome 1, ASM357369v1, whole genome shotgun sequence. It encodes these proteins:
- the LOC113300901 gene encoding pentatricopeptide repeat-containing protein At5g66520-like — encoded protein: MGTACELSKEMPEKGVVSFSAMITGYVRKGRFNEALELFRELQIQGLEPNDSTVMGVISASADLGNLDTGKWIHSYIRNKNGNRFDSRINTALISMYFKCGSVEDEVFFFKGVKEKLVGEWTTMISGITMHGFGERSVELFENMVESGVKPNAITFVGLLSGCTHAGLVKEGLMYFKRMKPEFGIEPTVEHFGCVVDFLGRAGLIAQEVDFVNNMPLKAI